A single genomic interval of Bradyrhizobium japonicum USDA 6 harbors:
- a CDS encoding nuclear transport factor 2 family protein — MSPHHQPSTLAALGRTWVEAWNTRDLERVLTLYDEAAVMTSDRIPAMGFDASGTVRGKDALRAYWGKALGLLPELHFTLIDLFVSPDSVVVFYENERGKRICEYLRVNDAGLVVQGSANHLAH, encoded by the coding sequence ATGTCACCGCACCACCAGCCATCGACGCTTGCCGCGCTCGGCCGGACCTGGGTCGAGGCCTGGAACACGCGCGATCTCGAGCGCGTGCTCACGCTCTACGACGAGGCGGCCGTGATGACCTCGGACCGCATCCCCGCGATGGGGTTCGATGCCAGCGGCACCGTGCGCGGCAAGGACGCGTTGCGGGCGTATTGGGGCAAGGCGCTCGGGCTTTTGCCGGAGCTGCATTTTACGCTGATCGACCTGTTCGTCAGCCCGGATAGCGTCGTGGTGTTTTACGAGAACGAGCGGGGGAAGCGGATTTGCGAATATCTGCGGGTGAATGATGCGGGGCTGGTCGTGCAGGGGTCGGCGAACCATTTGGCGCATTGA
- the guaA gene encoding glutamine-hydrolyzing GMP synthase — protein MTAAQNDRSASTPSVASAHDKILIVDFGSQVTQLIARRVREDGVYCEIVPFNKAEDAFKEMKPKAVILSGGPESVHEAGSPRAPQLIFASGVPVLGICYGQMTMAEQLGGTVEGGHHREFGRADVEVKAPSKLFEDVWSPGGKNQVWMSHGDRITKMPPGFSVAGTSPNAPFAIIQDETRKYYGLMFHPEVVHTPDGAKLIRNFVRKIAGLSGDWTMRAFREEEIAKIRAQVGKGKVLCGLSGGVDSAVAAVLIHEAIGDQLTCVFVDHGMLRLDEAKTVVDLFRHHYNIPLVHVDASKQFLGELEGVTDPETKRKTIGRLFIEVFEAEAKKIGGADFLAQGTLYPDVIESVSFTGGPSVTIKSHHNVGGLPERMNMKLVEPLRELFKDEVRKLGYELGLPEIFVGRHPFPGPGLAIRCPGDITKDKLDILRKADAVYIDQIRKHGLYDDIWQAFAVLLPVKTVGVMGDGRTYDYVVGLRAVTSTDGMTADFYQFDMKFLGETATRIINEVKGVNRVVYDVTSKPPGTIEWE, from the coding sequence ATGACAGCAGCACAGAACGACCGCTCCGCGTCGACGCCCTCCGTGGCCTCGGCGCACGACAAGATTCTCATCGTCGACTTCGGCAGCCAGGTGACGCAGCTGATCGCGCGTCGCGTGCGCGAGGACGGCGTCTATTGCGAGATCGTCCCGTTCAACAAGGCCGAAGACGCCTTCAAGGAGATGAAACCGAAAGCGGTGATCCTCTCCGGCGGACCCGAGTCGGTGCATGAAGCCGGCTCCCCCCGCGCCCCGCAATTGATCTTCGCCTCCGGCGTGCCGGTGCTCGGCATCTGCTACGGCCAGATGACCATGGCGGAGCAGCTCGGCGGCACCGTCGAGGGCGGCCATCACCGCGAATTCGGCCGCGCCGATGTCGAGGTCAAGGCGCCGAGCAAGCTGTTCGAGGACGTCTGGTCGCCAGGCGGCAAGAACCAGGTCTGGATGAGCCATGGCGACCGCATCACCAAGATGCCGCCGGGCTTCTCGGTGGCCGGCACCTCGCCGAACGCGCCGTTCGCGATCATCCAGGACGAGACGCGCAAGTACTACGGGTTGATGTTCCACCCCGAAGTGGTACACACGCCCGACGGCGCAAAACTGATCCGCAATTTCGTCCGCAAGATCGCGGGCCTCTCCGGCGACTGGACCATGCGCGCCTTCCGCGAGGAGGAGATCGCGAAGATCCGCGCCCAGGTCGGCAAGGGCAAGGTGCTCTGCGGCCTGTCCGGCGGCGTCGATTCGGCCGTCGCGGCCGTCTTGATCCACGAAGCCATCGGCGACCAGCTCACCTGCGTGTTCGTCGACCACGGCATGCTGCGCCTCGACGAAGCTAAGACCGTGGTGGACCTGTTCCGCCACCACTACAACATCCCGCTCGTGCACGTGGATGCCTCCAAGCAGTTCTTGGGCGAGCTCGAAGGCGTCACCGATCCCGAAACCAAGCGCAAGACCATCGGCCGCCTCTTCATCGAGGTGTTCGAGGCGGAGGCGAAGAAGATCGGCGGCGCCGACTTCCTCGCGCAAGGCACGCTCTATCCCGATGTAATCGAGAGCGTCTCCTTCACCGGCGGTCCCTCGGTGACGATCAAGTCGCACCACAATGTCGGCGGTCTCCCCGAGCGAATGAACATGAAGCTCGTCGAGCCCCTGCGCGAGCTGTTCAAGGACGAGGTGCGCAAGCTCGGCTACGAGCTCGGCCTTCCCGAAATCTTCGTCGGCCGCCACCCGTTCCCGGGCCCCGGCCTCGCCATCCGCTGCCCCGGCGACATCACGAAGGACAAGCTCGACATCCTGCGCAAGGCCGATGCCGTCTACATCGACCAGATCCGCAAGCACGGCCTCTACGACGACATCTGGCAGGCCTTCGCCGTGCTGCTCCCGGTGAAGACGGTCGGCGTCATGGGCGACGGCCGCACCTACGACTACGTCGTGGGCCTCCGCGCCGTCACCTCAACCGAC